A stretch of the Neisseria sp. DTU_2020_1000833_1_SI_GRL_NUU_006 genome encodes the following:
- a CDS encoding Slam-dependent surface lipoprotein — MKIKVPAISAATTLILTACTGGGASEPKVPVAIPTAQPIANIKLSDESSAIKTINTLSRKGGSLHEAELEVKTSWGSYPDKQYVYQTPSGNYYNISSYSDPIVPSYSSPSYALRTRHEGQPLSEGGKLFVCCSNSGQFINAPATKQDHLKFGAWINADGTADLFVGGKPVGTAKPSWSTPSDSTVAKGKTTYEVWAVRVRNGNIVTSTYEPGKSFGSSEKTAPKLSLLTANFNTNKLGGTILGNADYGPDVVMKDVGINGVDFSGTAESDGKNGKVEGKFFGQFNGGHPTEVSIGGKVTFNADKSLDTVFGGVENSSDRDTTDKSLTPVSK, encoded by the coding sequence ATGAAAATCAAAGTACCTGCAATTTCTGCGGCAACAACCCTGATCCTGACTGCCTGCACGGGAGGAGGCGCATCCGAACCCAAAGTCCCCGTTGCCATTCCGACAGCGCAACCTATCGCCAATATCAAGCTGAGTGATGAGAGCAGTGCAATAAAGACCATAAACACCCTTTCCCGTAAAGGCGGCAGTCTGCATGAAGCGGAGCTCGAAGTGAAAACATCATGGGGCAGCTACCCCGATAAACAATATGTCTATCAAACCCCTTCCGGCAACTATTACAACATCAGCTCATATTCCGACCCGATTGTCCCCTCCTATTCCAGCCCGTCTTATGCCCTGCGTACCCGCCACGAAGGTCAGCCTTTGTCTGAAGGTGGAAAACTGTTTGTCTGTTGCAGCAATTCCGGACAGTTCATCAACGCCCCGGCAACCAAACAGGACCATCTCAAATTCGGCGCATGGATAAATGCAGACGGCACGGCAGACCTGTTTGTCGGCGGCAAACCCGTCGGAACGGCGAAACCGTCATGGAGCACACCGTCGGACAGTACAGTGGCAAAAGGCAAAACCACATACGAAGTTTGGGCAGTCCGCGTCCGCAACGGCAATATCGTTACCTCCACCTATGAGCCCGGAAAATCCTTTGGGTCGTCTGAAAAAACCGCGCCCAAGCTTTCGCTGCTGACTGCCAATTTCAACACCAACAAACTCGGCGGCACGATTTTAGGTAATGCGGATTACGGTCCGGATGTTGTGATGAAAGATGTTGGCATCAACGGCGTTGATTTCTCGGGCACTGCCGAATCCGACGGAAAAAACGGAAAAGTCGAAGGGAAATTCTTCGGTCAATTCAACGGCGGACATCCAACAGAAGTCAGCATAGGCGGTAAAGTAACCTTTAATGCCGATAAATCGTTGGATACCGTATTCGGCGGTGTAGAAAACTCATCAGACCGCGATACTACAGATAAAAGCTTGACACCTGTCAGCAAGTAA